Proteins encoded within one genomic window of Jiangella mangrovi:
- a CDS encoding amidohydrolase codes for MDPARPAATRLGVWRGRVAGLDEEVDGLRARRTIDFGGATVLPGFVDAHSHLAWTGMAAVLVDLSACRTRDAVLDAIRRAADATTGTTAGDGRGEAWVDLAGYDQRPLGGHLTRDDLERAAPGRRVYVRHISGHACLVSDAVLATVTDDEFAAHAPGVVRDATGRPTGLLEEGAMAIARARRLPYGLDEIVAAIETAGRECLAQGITTVAEAGIVTDLAGSSPVELAAYQVAREQGRLPVRVQAMVPAAMLRPSGAAPGDGIARAIDLGLRTGLGDDRLSVGALKLWLDGGMMARTAALTAPYLTTDGATGGSVGHGGTGQLAFDHDELASLILDAHRAGWQLAIHAIGDAAVDQAIAVVTAAQRAHPRPDARHRVEHGGLVRPDQLPRLAEAGLTVVVQPTFLHAFGDDYTAIMGPERSGWMYRGRAFLDHGIAVAGSSDRPVADGAPLRAIQFMVERASSSGAPVGPDEAVTVDEALAAYTTGSAYACRIDDVAGRLAAGTLADLVVLGADPREVAPSAIADIPIVATVLGGEVVHGAI; via the coding sequence ATGGATCCCGCTCGTCCCGCCGCCACCCGGCTCGGCGTCTGGCGCGGGCGCGTGGCCGGCCTCGACGAGGAGGTCGACGGGCTGCGGGCCCGGCGGACGATCGACTTCGGCGGCGCCACCGTCCTGCCCGGGTTCGTCGACGCGCACAGTCACCTGGCCTGGACCGGCATGGCGGCCGTCCTGGTCGACCTGTCGGCGTGCCGCACCCGCGACGCCGTCCTCGACGCGATCCGCCGCGCCGCCGACGCCACCACCGGCACCACCGCCGGCGACGGCCGAGGCGAGGCCTGGGTCGACCTCGCCGGCTACGACCAGCGACCGCTCGGCGGCCACCTCACCCGCGACGACCTCGAGCGAGCCGCGCCCGGCCGCCGGGTCTACGTCCGGCACATCTCCGGTCACGCCTGCCTGGTGTCCGACGCCGTGCTGGCCACCGTCACCGACGACGAGTTCGCGGCGCACGCCCCCGGGGTCGTCCGCGACGCCACCGGCCGGCCGACCGGCCTGCTCGAAGAGGGCGCCATGGCCATCGCCCGCGCCCGCCGGCTGCCGTACGGGCTGGACGAGATCGTCGCCGCCATCGAGACCGCGGGCCGCGAGTGCCTGGCGCAGGGCATCACCACGGTCGCCGAGGCCGGCATCGTCACCGACCTCGCCGGGTCGTCGCCGGTCGAGCTGGCCGCCTACCAGGTCGCCCGCGAGCAGGGCCGGCTGCCGGTCCGGGTCCAGGCGATGGTCCCGGCGGCCATGCTGCGCCCCTCCGGCGCGGCGCCCGGCGACGGCATCGCACGCGCCATCGACCTCGGCCTGCGCACCGGGCTCGGCGACGACCGGCTGTCCGTCGGCGCGCTGAAGCTCTGGCTCGACGGTGGCATGATGGCCCGCACCGCCGCACTGACGGCGCCGTACCTCACGACCGACGGGGCCACCGGCGGCAGCGTCGGCCACGGAGGCACCGGCCAGCTCGCCTTCGACCACGACGAGCTCGCGAGCCTCATCCTCGACGCCCACCGGGCCGGCTGGCAGCTCGCCATCCACGCCATCGGCGACGCAGCGGTCGACCAGGCCATCGCCGTCGTCACCGCCGCCCAGCGAGCCCACCCGCGCCCCGACGCCCGGCACCGGGTCGAGCACGGCGGGCTGGTCCGCCCCGACCAGCTGCCCCGACTCGCAGAAGCCGGCCTGACCGTGGTCGTCCAGCCGACCTTCCTGCACGCCTTCGGCGACGACTACACCGCGATCATGGGCCCCGAGCGCAGCGGCTGGATGTACCGCGGCCGCGCGTTCCTCGACCACGGTATCGCGGTCGCCGGCAGCTCCGACCGCCCGGTCGCCGACGGCGCGCCGCTGCGGGCGATCCAGTTCATGGTCGAGCGGGCCAGCTCGTCCGGCGCCCCCGTCGGCCCGGACGAGGCCGTCACCGTCGACGAGGCGCTGGCCGCCTACACCACCGGCAGCGCCTACGCCTGCCGCATCGACGACGTCGCCGGCCGGCTCGCCGCCGGAACGCTGGCCGACCTCGTGGTCCTGGGCGCCGACCCGCGCGAGGTGGCGCCGTCGGCCATCGCGGACATCCCGATCGTCGCGACGGTGCTCGGCGGCGAGGTCGTCCACGGGGCCATCTAG
- a CDS encoding FMN-binding negative transcriptional regulator encodes MHTPRHYRADLPEREGRLVRENPFGLVICGVGASAAPVATHVLMLRRPGADGPPVDDEPLLGATVIGHLARTNPQGAALRAAGYALAVFLGPDGYVSPTLYDPSQPQAPTWNYAAVHLSGPVRVVDDRDEALAIMRASIDATESNAGTGWDPTSSLDYIEKLLAGITPFEITVEDVRSTFKLSQNKTPETQRRVHDSFAASPSGRDRELAALMADVLRLA; translated from the coding sequence ATGCACACGCCTCGGCACTACCGCGCCGACCTGCCCGAGCGCGAGGGACGCCTGGTCCGCGAGAACCCGTTCGGGCTGGTCATCTGCGGCGTGGGCGCTTCGGCTGCTCCGGTGGCGACACACGTGCTGATGCTGCGTCGACCGGGCGCGGACGGCCCGCCGGTCGACGACGAGCCGCTGCTCGGCGCGACGGTCATCGGGCACCTGGCGCGGACGAACCCGCAGGGCGCGGCGCTGCGGGCGGCCGGGTACGCGCTGGCGGTGTTCCTCGGGCCGGACGGCTACGTATCGCCGACGCTCTACGATCCGTCGCAGCCCCAGGCGCCGACCTGGAACTACGCCGCCGTGCACCTGAGCGGCCCCGTTCGCGTGGTCGACGACCGGGACGAGGCGCTGGCGATCATGCGGGCCAGCATCGACGCCACGGAGTCCAACGCCGGCACCGGCTGGGACCCGACGTCGTCGCTGGACTACATCGAGAAGCTGCTCGCCGGCATCACGCCGTTCGAGATCACCGTCGAGGACGTCCGCAGCACGTTCAAGCTCAGCCAGAACAAGACGCCCGAGACCCAGCGCCGGGTGCACGACTCGTTCGCCGCCAGCCCGTCCGGCCGCGACCGCGAACTGGCCGCCCTCATGGCCGACGTCCTCCGCCTCGCCTGA